Sequence from the Acidimicrobiales bacterium genome:
CCGCCCGCAGCAGCATCTCCGGGACCTCTTTCAGAAAACGGCTGGGCGGGTTCCACTGGACCGAGCCCCACAGCCCGCGACAGGTGGCGTGGGACAGGTACAGGTACTCGCGGGCCCGCGTCATGCCGACGTAGCACAGACGGCGCTCTTCCTCGAGCTCGTCGGGCTCGCCCAATGCCCGCAGATGGGGGAACACCCCCTCCTCCATGCCGACGAGGAACACGGCGGGGAACTCGAGGCCCTTGGCCGTGTGGAGGGTCATCAGTGCGACCCTGGAATCGTCGTCGTCGAGGTCGTCGGCGTCGTTCACCAGGGCCACCCCCTCGAGGAAGGAAGCCAGGTCCTCGTGCTCGCTGGCGACGCCGACCAGCTCGGCCAGGTTCTCGAGCCGTCCCGCCGCCTCGAGGCTGTGCTCGGCCTCGAGCTCGGCCCGGTAGCCGGTGAGCTCCAGCAACGCCTCCAGCACCACCGCCGGGTCGGCGCCGGACAGCTCACCATCGGCGTCGCTGCGCAGGCGCTCGAGCAGCTGGAGCAGGCTGCGGACCCCGGTGGCGGCCTTACCGGTGACGCCCGCTCGCTCGGCCTCGGCCAGGGCCGCACCGAACGTCACACCGTGGGAGGAGGCCCACGCCTCGATGCGCCGGACGCTGGTGTCTCCCACCCCTCGACGGGGGACATTGACGATGCGCCGGAACGAGACCTCGTCGTCGGGGTTGACGAGGACCTTGAGGTACGCGAGGAGGTCCTTCACCTCGCGGCGGTCGTAGAAGCGCGGCCCGCCGACCACGACGTACGGAACGGCCCGCCGGACCAGCTCCTCCTCGATCGCCCGGCTCTGGGCGTTGGTGCGGTAGAACACGGCCACGTCACCCCACCGGCATCGGCCGGTGGAGTGCAGGCGGGCCATCTCCTCGCCCACCCAGAAGGCCTCGTCCCGCTCGTCCTCGGCCTGGTAGTACGAGATCCGCTCGCCACCCACGTGCTCGGTTCGCAGGACCTTGGGCTTGCGCATCACGTTGTTGGAGATGACGGCGTTGGCCGCGTCGAGGATGGTCTGCGTGGATCGGTAGTTCTGCTCCAGCAGGACGACGGTGGCGTCGGGGAAGGCCTCCTCGAACTCGAGGATGTTGCGAATGTCGGCCCCCCGGAAGCCGTAGATGCTCTGGTCCGTGTCCCCGACCACGAAGACGTTGCCGTGCCCCTTGCCCAACAGCAGGATCAGCTCGTTCTGGGTGCGGTTGATGTCCTGGTACTCGTCCACCAGGATGTGCGAGAAGCGCGACTGGTACTCGGCCAGCACCTCGGGATGGCTCTGGAAGAGGTTGACCGTCACCAGGAGCAGGTCGTCGAAGTCCATGGCGCTGGCCGCCAGGAGCCGCTGCTGGTAGTCGCGGTAGACCTCGGCCGTCCGGCGTTCGAAGACCTTCTCCGCCCGCGCCGAGTAGGTCTCGAAGTCGAGCATCTCGTTCTTGGCGTTGCTGATGGCGGCGTGGACGGCTCGAGGCGGGAAGCGCTTGGGGTCGAGATCGAGATCGCGCAGCACGTAGCCGGTGAGTCGCACGGCGTCGGCCTGGTCGTAGATCGTGAACGAGGAGCGGTAGCCGAGCTTGTCGGCGTGGCGACGAAGGATGCGCACGCACGCCGAGTGGAAGGTCGACACCCACATCCGCTCGGCCACAGGGCCGACCAGCGCGGCGACGCGGTGACGCATCTCGTCGGCGGCCTTGTTGGTGAAGGTGATCGCGAGCAGCTGGAACGGCGACACCCCGCGCGCCACCACCAGGTGGGCGATCCGACGGGTGAGCACCCGCGTCTTGCCCGAGCCGGCGCCGGCGACCACCAGCATCGGGCCATCTCCGTGCAGCACGGCGCGACGCTGGGCGGGGTTGAGCCCGGCCAAGAGCTCCTCCTCACCGGCCCGATCAGGTCCGGCCGCGGCCGCCTCGCTCATCTCGCTGCCACCATAGCGGTGGTCACTCCCACTCGATGGTGCCTGGCGGCTTCGACGTGACGTCGAACGCGACCCGGTTGACGCCGGCCACCTCGTTGATGATCCGGCTCGACAGCCGCTCGAGGAGGTCGTACGGGAGGCGGGCCCAGTCGGCCGTCATGGCGTCGTCCGACGTGACGGCGCGGATGATGACCGGATAGGCGTAGGTCCGCTCGTCACCCATCACCCCCACGGTGTGCACGCCGGGCAGGACGGCGAAGCTCTGCCACAGGCTGCGGTACAGGCCGGCCCGCTTCACCTCCTCGACGACGATGGCGTCGGCCGCCCGCAGCAGCTCGAGCCGCTCGGGCGTCACGGCGCCGACGATGCGCACGGCCAGCCCGGGACCTGGGAACGGCTGACGCCACACGATCTCCTCGGGCAGGCCCAGCTCCTCGCCCACTGCCCGCACCTCGTCCTTGAACAGGGCGCGCAGGGGCTCGACCAGCTCGAGGTTCATCTCGGCGGGTAGGCCCCCCACGTTGTGGTGGGACTTGATCCTGGCCGCGTCATCGGTGCCCGACTCGATGACGTCGGGGTACAACGTGCCCTGGACGAGGAACCGGGCGTTGTCGATGTCACTCGCGACCTCTTCGAAGACCCGGATGAAAGTGGCGCCGATGGCCTTGCGCTTCTCCTCGGGATCCACCACCCCGTCCAGCACCTCGAGGAACCGGTCGGCAGCCTTGGCCCGCACCAGGTCGATCTGGAACTGACCGCGGAAGGTGTCCTCCACCTGCTCCGACTCTCCCGCCCGCATGAGCCCGGTGTCGACGTACACACAGGTCAGCTGGGAACCGATCGCCTTGTGGACGAGCGCGGCGGCGACGCTCGAGTCGACGCCCCCGGAGAGGGCGCACAGCACGCGATGGGACCCGACCTGAGCCCGGATCGCCTCCACCGACGCCTCGATGATCGAGGTGCGGGTCCAGCTCGGACGACAGCCGCACACGTCGTAGAGGAAGCGCTTGAGGATCTCCTGGCCCCGCTCGGTGTGGACGACCTCCGGGTGGAACTGCACCCCGTACAGCCGGCGGCTGGCGTCCTCCAGGGCGGCGACGGCGGCGTCGGGGGCCCGCGCCGTGACCGCAAACCCGTCGGGGGCGCTGGAAATGGCGTCGAAGTGGCTCATCCACACGTCCTGCTCGCCGGGCTGCTCGGCGAAGAGCACCGACGGCGCCAGCAGCGTGAGCGGTGTCCGCCCGTACTCGCCTCGGCCGGTGCGGGCCACCGATCCCCCGAGCTGGTGGGCGAGCAGCTGGGCGCCGTAGCAGATGCCGAGCACCGGCACGCCCGAGCGGTAGACGTCGGGGTCGATGGCGGGCGCCGACTCGACGTGCACCGACTTGGGACCGCCGGAGAGGATGATCGCCTTGGGCCGGCGGGCCAGCATCTCGCCCGCCGGCATGGTGTGGGGAACGATCTCGGAGTAGACATGCGCCTCGCGCACCCGCCGGGCGATCAGCTGCGCGTACTGAGCCCCGAAGTCGACGACCAGGACCGTGTCGAAGGCCGGGTCGCCCGGGAGGGGACCCGCCGAGCTCAAGGGTGCCCCATACCGACGCCCTGTGACCGCTGGGCCGCCTTGCCCTCGGTCTGGAGGGCGGGCGCCACCATGACCTCGGCCTTCTGGAACTCCTTGACCGTCTCGTAGCCGGTGGTCGCCATCGAGGTGCGCAGCGCGCCGAAGAGGTTGAAGCGGCCGTCGTTCTCGTGCGCCGGTCCCAGGAGGATCTCGCTCATCGTCCCTCTCATGCCCGTGCGGATCCTGGCGCCCCGCGGCAGGGTGGGGTGGAACGTGGCCATGCCCCAGTGGTAGCCGCGGCCGGGCGCCTCATTGGCGGCGGCGAGCGGCGAGCCCAGCATCACCGCGTCGGCGCCGCAGGCGATGGCCTTGGCCACGTCGCCGCCGCGGCTCATGCCGCCGTCGGCGATGACGTGGCAGTACACGCCGGTCTCGTCGAGGTGGCGGATGCGGGCTCCGGCACCGTCGGCGATGGCCGTGGCCTGGGGTACGCCGACGCCCAGCACGCCCCGGCTGGTGCAGGCGTTGCCGGGCCCCACACCCACGAGGATGCCCACGGCGCCGGTGCGCATCAGGTGCAGGGCCGCCTGGTAGGAGGCGCAACCACCGACGATCACCGGGATGTCGAACTCCCGGATGAAGCGCTTGAGATTGAGCGGCTCGGTGCTCTTCGAGACGTGCTCCGCCGACACCACAGTCCCCTGGATCACGAGCAGGTCGAGCTCGGCCTCCAGGATGGCCGGCGCGAGGCTCTTCGTCCGCTGCGGGGTCACGGCCGCGCACGACACCACCCCCGCGCTCTTGATCTCCCGGATACGGGCCGTGACGAGCTCGGGATTGATGGGCTCGGTGTAGATCTGCTGCATGCGGGCCGTCGCCTTGTCGTCGTCGAGGTGGGAGATCTCCTCGAACAGGGGCTCGGGGTCCTCGTACCTGGTCCACAGCCCCTCGAGGTTGAGGACACCGGTCCCGCCGAGCTGGCCCACCTGCGCGGCGATGGCGGGACTCGTCACGCCGTCCATGGCCGCGGCCATGAGCGGGAGCTCGAACCGGTAGGCGTCGATCTCCCAGGAGATGTCCACCTCCTCGGGATCGCGGGTCCGCCGGCTCGGGACGATGGCGATGTCGTCGAACCCGTACGCCCGCCGACCCGACTTGCCGATGCCGATCTCGACCTCAGCCATCCACGCTCCTCACAACTCGGGGGGAAAGGCCAAGGCTACAGCGACGCTGTGCCGATCAAGCGGCTCTCGGGGCACGTTCAGCCCCCGCCGACCACCAGCTCCAGGAGCTCGGTGAGGATGCGGGCCGTGGCGCCCCAGATCGTCTCGCCGTCGATCTCGAAGAAGTGCATCGGTCGGTCCTTCTGGCCTGGGAGGTCCCAGCGCTCTTCGCGGTACACGTCGTCGGTGACCAGCTGGGCCAGGCTGACGTCGAAGGTGCGAGCCACCTCGCCGGGGTTGGGCGTCAGGCGCGGACGTCGCGCCAGCGCCCCCACGAACGGCGTGATCCTCGACCCGCTCGACACGGTCGCCAGCGGGGCCAGCTGCCCCAGCACCTCGACCTGGCCCGGATCGAGGCCGACCTCCTCATGGGCCTCCCGCAGGGCGCCGGCCAGCGCATCCTCTCCCGGCTCCAGCCGCCCCCCCGGGAAGGCCACCTGACCGGTGTGCGAGCGGAGGTGGGCGGCGCGCCTGGTCAGGATCACCCTGGTCTCCCCGGCCTCCTCGAAGAGTGCGACGAGCACGCCGGCCTCGCCGTTCGGGTCCGCCTCCAGCCTCGCCACCGTCTCGGGAGTCGTCGGATCTTGCCGGCGCAGCCCTGCCCGCACCCGCTCCATGGTGACGCCCCGCCTGAGATCAGGTTCCACCTTCGCCCACGGAGCCGGCGCGCCAGGGCGGGCCCCGTCGGGACGGGGGATCAGCTGCTCGCCCGACCCCACCTGCAACTAGCTGGCCACCGTGCTGCCCTCGACCAGCGCCTCCAGCAGGTCGCGCAGGCCCCCGGTCTTGAGGTTGCTCATGACCCGCCCAGGCGGCGTCTCCGCCCGCTCCCACTCCATCCAGAAGGCCAGGAGCTTGGCGGGATCGGGGGGCGGCCGGGGGTCCATATGCGGACAATCTAGTTGTGGGCCACGCCCGCATCGGCCCCGGACAGCAGTCGGCCGAGCCCCTGGGGCCCGGCCGACCAGCTATACGGTCTCGCCGTGTTACATCATCCCGCCCATGCCACCCATTCCGCCCATGCCGCCCATGCCACCGCCGGCAGCGGCGGCCGCGGCGGCGGCGGGATCGGGGCCCTTCTCAGGCTTGTCCGCCACCAGCACCTCGGTGGTGAGGAGCAGGCCAGCGATGGAGGCGGCGTTCTGCAGGGCTGATCGGGTCACCTTGGCGGGGTCGATGACCCCGGCCTTCAGGAGGTCCTCGAAGGCACCGGTGATGGCGTTGAGGCCGATCGTGCCGCTCTCGGACTCGACTTGGCGCACGACCACGGCGCCCTCGAGTCCGGCGTTGGCGGCGATCCACCGTGTGGGCTCCTCGAGGGCCTTGCGCACGATGTCGGCGCCCGTGGCCTCGTCACCGCTGAGGCCCTTGGCGGCCGTGTCGATGGCGCTGCGGCTGCGGATGAGGGCGGTACCCCCACCAGCGACCACACCTTCCTCGATGGCCGCCCGGGTCGCCGACAGGGCGTCCTCGATGCGGTGCTTCTTCTCCTTGAGCTCCACCTCGGTGGCGGCGCCGACCTTGACGACGGCAACACCGCCGGCCAGCTTGGCCAGTCGCTCCTGGAGCTTCTCCCGGTCCCAGTCGGAGTCGGTGTCCTCGATCTCCCGCTTGATCTGGGCGATGCGCCCCTTGATGTCGTCCTCGCTGCCGGCACCCTCGATGATCGTGGTGTCGTCCTTGGTCACGATGACCCGGCGCGCATGGCCCAGCAGGTCGAGGGTGGCGTTCTCCAGCTTGAGGCCGATCTCCTCGGAGATGACCTGACCGCCAGTGAGGACGGCCATGTCCTCGAGCATCGCCTTGCGGCGCTCGCCGAACCCGGGCGCCTTCACGGCGACGGAGTTGAACGTGCCCCGGATCTTGTTCACGACCAGGGTGGCGAGGGCCTCGCCCTCCACGTCCTCAGCGATGATGAGCAACGGCTTGCCGCCCTGCATGACCTTCTCGAGCACGGGGACGAGGTCGTGGACGGCGCTGATCTTCTGATTGGTGATGAGGATGAGGGGGTCGTCGAGGACGGCCTCCTGGCGCTCGGCATCGGTCACGAAGTACGGGGACAGGAAGCCCTTGTCGAACTGCATGCCCTCGGTGAAGTCCAGCTCCAGGCCGAAGGTGTTCGACTCCTCGACGGTCACCGTGCCGTCCTTGCCCACCCGGTCGATGGCGTCGGCCAGGACCTCGCCGATGGATGCGTCGGCGGCCGAGATGGCGGCGACCTGGGCGATCTCGCTCCGGTCGTCGATCTCCTTGGCCTGGTCCAGGATGGAGCTGACCGCCGCGGCCACGGCCGTGTCGATGCCCCGCTTGAGCGCGGCCGGGCTGGCGCCGGCGGCCACGTTGCGCAGGCCCTCCCGGACCAGCGCCTGGGCCAGGACCGTCGCCGTGGTCGTGCCGTCGCCGGCCACGTCGTTGGTCTTGGTGGCGACCTCCTTGACCAGCTGGGCGCCCATGTTCTCGAAGGCGTCCTCCAGCTCCACCTCACGGGCGATCGTCACGCCGTCGTTGGTGATGGTGGGAGCGCCGAACTTCTTGTCGAGGACCACGTTGCGGCCCTTCGGGCCCAGCGTGACCTTGACCGAGTCGGCGAGCTTGTTGACGCCGGCCTCGAGCCCGCGCCGGGCACTCTCGTCGAACTTGAGGATCTTGGGCATTACTTCTTGCCCTTCTTGCCGGTCGTCTTGGCCAGGACGTCACGGCCGGTGAGGATCAGCAGGTCCTCGCCCTCGATGACGATCTCGGTCCCGCCGTACTTGGAGTACACGACCGTGTCGCCCACTGCGACCTCGAGCGGGATCAGCTCGCCGGTGTTCTCCGATCGCCGTCCGGGGCCCACCGCCAGTACCTCGCCCTGCTGGGGCTTCTCTTTGGCGGTGTCGGGGATCACCAGGCCCGAAGCCGTGGTCTCCTCCGACTCGCTGGGGCGCACGACGATCCTGTCGTCGAGGGGCTGTAGGTTCATCTCCGCAGGCCTCCCTTTGGCTTGCTCTTGGCCTTAGCACTCTCGGCCTTAGCACTCTCAGATGTCGAGTGCTAACCCTAGCGAGCGGTCCCGCTGCTGGCAACTGGGTCCTGCGCCGGACCAGTTGGCGACGGCCAGTCGGCGCGGGCCCAGTTGGCGAGGGGCTCAGTTGGCGAGGGGCTCAGCGGGCGTCGGCCAGCCGCAGCCCGGGGTCGGCCCCGGTCTCGAGCGAGCTGGGACCGTCGCTTCGCAGCCGCCACCATCCTGCCGCGGCCACCATGGCCGCGTTGTCGGTGCACATCGAGCGGCTGGGGACGAAGGCGCGCAGGCCGTCGGCGATGCAGGCGTCGAGGATCCGCTCCCGCAGGACCGAGTTGGCCGCCACCCCGCCGGCGAGGCACAGCCCCCGGGCGCCCACGGCCGCCGCCGCCCGCCGGGCCTTGGCGACCAGCACGTCCACCACGGCCTCCTGGAAGGAGGCGGCCACGTCGGGGATGGACACGTCGGGGTGCTTGCGCACGTAGGTGATCACGGCCGTCTTGAGGCCGCTGAACGAGAAGTCGAGGCCATCGTCGAACAGGGCGCGGGGGAATGCGATGGCGTCGCCCCGCCCACGGGCGGCCTGGCTGTCGATGACGGGGCCGCCCGGGTAGCCGAGGCCGAGGAAGCGAGCCACCTTGTCGAACGCCTCTCCCGCCGCGTCGTCGATGGTCTGTCCCAACAGCCGATAGCGCCCGTGGTCCTCCATCGCCACGAGGAGGGTGTGGCCACCCGAGACCAGCAGGACGACCAGCGGCAACTCGAGATCCGGCTCTTCCAGGAAGGCGGCGTACAGGTGCGCCTCCAGGTGGTTCACGGCGACGAAGGGCACGTCCCACACCAGCGCCAGCGACTTGGCCGCGCTGACCCCGACCAGGAGGGACCCGACCAGGCCTGGACCGACGGTGGCCGCCACGGCGGCCACGCCGGGAGCGCCGTCGCCGTCCTCGGCGCCGCGGGCGTCGAGCCCCGCCTCCACCAGCGCTTCGGCGATGACCGGCGTCAGGAGGTCGACGTGCGCCCGTCCGGCGATCTCGGGCACGACACCGCCGTAGCGGGCGTGGATGTCCACCTGGCTGCTCACCACCGAGGAGAGCACCCGGTTGCCGTCGGCGACGACCGCCGCGGCCGTCTCGTCGCAGGAGGTCTCGATGCCCAGGATGCGCGCCGGCGGGGTCACGGGGTCACCACCGCTCCTCGCCCACCGCTGTCGAGCCGAGCCCCGCCTCCAGGGCATCCAGGCGGCGGGCGTAGTCATCGGTGTCGATGTCGTCCACCCACATGACCAGGGCATCCTCGTTGGTCTCGGCGTAGTAGTTCTTGCGGATGCCGGCGGGCTGGAACCCGAACCGGTAGTAGAGCGCCTGGGCGACGCGATTGGCGACCCGCACCTCCAGGGTGAGGTTGCGGGCTCCTCGATGTCGGGCCAGCCAGGCCATGTTGAGCATGAGTCGGGTGCCGACCTTGTGTCGCTGCCACGCCGGATCGACGGCGATGGTGGTGACGTGGGCGTCGGCGCCGCTGAACATCAGGCCCGAATAGCCGACGACGGTTCCCTCGGCCCGGGCGACGTGGTAGGCGCGTGTGGTGCGCAGGGCGAGCTCGCTCATGAAGAGGCTCAGCGACCACGGGCGGGGATAGACCTGGGCCTCGATACGCAACACGGAACGGAGGTGCCGGCGTCGCATGGACAGGATCTGCACCTCGGGCACCGTCGGGCGCCGGGGTGGGACGAACGGGCGTCGGGCGTTGTCGTCGGGGACGCGAGCAGCAGCCACCGTCAGCCCCGCCCCGGGACCGGGGCGCCGTCGCCCTCCGGGCCGGTCGGGCGCGCCGATTCCCCGTCGCCAGCCGAGCCCGGTCCAGGTCGGCCCGCGGGGCGGCGCTGGTCCCAGTTGATCTCCGCGTCGGACTTGCGCAGGTAGAGGACCCGTAGGTCGCGCGGCTGCACGAACTCCTCGCGGAGGGCGCGGGGATGGGACAGCTCGACCAGCGCCGAGGCCTGCGGATGGGCGTACCCGAGCCCACCCAGCTCGATGCGGCTGTCCACGGCAAGCAGGTCCGCGTGGCGGACCGCCCCGTCGCCCACCACCAGGCACTCATCGCCGCTGGCCTCGAGCTCGCAGGCCAGCTCGGCGGGCGGCTGGAGCCGGTAGTCGGACAGCCGCTGGACGCCACCTTGGACCTGGCGGTAAAGGGCGCTGTAGACCTCCCCCCGCCGGGCGTCGATGACGGCGGCGATGAGCCTGCGGGTGTGCCGCATCGGAAAGGCGAGCAGATCCAGGCTGGACAGCCCGATCATCGGCACCCTGAGGGCCTGGGCCGTCGCCTTCGCCGCCGCCACGCCCACCCGCAGGCCGGTGAAGAGCCCGGGGCCCACGTCGACGGCCACGACGCTCACCTCCCGCAACTCCACCTGGGCCTGGCGGCACACGAAGTCGATGGCGGGAGCGAGGGTCTCGGCGTGGCGACGCCCGCGCGCCGCGCCGAAGGAGGCGATCACGCCCTCCTGGCCGCCCACGGCCACGCCGACCTGCTGGGTGGCGGTCTCGATGCCGAGGATGATCACCGGAGCGCCCCCGGGAGGAAATCGTGGCCAGGACCGGGGTCGATCAACCACGGGTCGAGCGCGAGGCCCAGCGCGTGCAGCCGCCCCGACCACCGCCTCCCGACCGCTTGCAGCGTGAGCACCCGGTCGTCGTCGTCAGCGCCCAGGTCGAGGCCCACCTCCAGGAAGTCGGGGGCCAGGGCGGCGGCGGCCATGTCACCCCACTCGACCAGAGCCACCCCACCCTCGTCCAGCAGCTCG
This genomic interval carries:
- the pcrA gene encoding DNA helicase PcrA gives rise to the protein MSEAAAAGPDRAGEEELLAGLNPAQRRAVLHGDGPMLVVAGAGSGKTRVLTRRIAHLVVARGVSPFQLLAITFTNKAADEMRHRVAALVGPVAERMWVSTFHSACVRILRRHADKLGYRSSFTIYDQADAVRLTGYVLRDLDLDPKRFPPRAVHAAISNAKNEMLDFETYSARAEKVFERRTAEVYRDYQQRLLAASAMDFDDLLLVTVNLFQSHPEVLAEYQSRFSHILVDEYQDINRTQNELILLLGKGHGNVFVVGDTDQSIYGFRGADIRNILEFEEAFPDATVVLLEQNYRSTQTILDAANAVISNNVMRKPKVLRTEHVGGERISYYQAEDERDEAFWVGEEMARLHSTGRCRWGDVAVFYRTNAQSRAIEEELVRRAVPYVVVGGPRFYDRREVKDLLAYLKVLVNPDDEVSFRRIVNVPRRGVGDTSVRRIEAWASSHGVTFGAALAEAERAGVTGKAATGVRSLLQLLERLRSDADGELSGADPAVVLEALLELTGYRAELEAEHSLEAAGRLENLAELVGVASEHEDLASFLEGVALVNDADDLDDDDSRVALMTLHTAKGLEFPAVFLVGMEEGVFPHLRALGEPDELEEERRLCYVGMTRAREYLYLSHATCRGLWGSVQWNPPSRFLKEVPEMLLRAAGNGATSNGANGASRSGTRGRDALVEEARRAGRTSPARTTGAERLGLKIGDDVVHGKWGEGVVLELRGRGDKAEATIRFPGIGEKQLLLAWAPLKRA
- the guaA gene encoding glutamine-hydrolyzing GMP synthase, with product MSSAGPLPGDPAFDTVLVVDFGAQYAQLIARRVREAHVYSEIVPHTMPAGEMLARRPKAIILSGGPKSVHVESAPAIDPDVYRSGVPVLGICYGAQLLAHQLGGSVARTGRGEYGRTPLTLLAPSVLFAEQPGEQDVWMSHFDAISSAPDGFAVTARAPDAAVAALEDASRRLYGVQFHPEVVHTERGQEILKRFLYDVCGCRPSWTRTSIIEASVEAIRAQVGSHRVLCALSGGVDSSVAAALVHKAIGSQLTCVYVDTGLMRAGESEQVEDTFRGQFQIDLVRAKAADRFLEVLDGVVDPEEKRKAIGATFIRVFEEVASDIDNARFLVQGTLYPDVIESGTDDAARIKSHHNVGGLPAEMNLELVEPLRALFKDEVRAVGEELGLPEEIVWRQPFPGPGLAVRIVGAVTPERLELLRAADAIVVEEVKRAGLYRSLWQSFAVLPGVHTVGVMGDERTYAYPVIIRAVTSDDAMTADWARLPYDLLERLSSRIINEVAGVNRVAFDVTSKPPGTIEWE
- a CDS encoding GuaB3 family IMP dehydrogenase-related protein codes for the protein MAEVEIGIGKSGRRAYGFDDIAIVPSRRTRDPEEVDISWEIDAYRFELPLMAAAMDGVTSPAIAAQVGQLGGTGVLNLEGLWTRYEDPEPLFEEISHLDDDKATARMQQIYTEPINPELVTARIREIKSAGVVSCAAVTPQRTKSLAPAILEAELDLLVIQGTVVSAEHVSKSTEPLNLKRFIREFDIPVIVGGCASYQAALHLMRTGAVGILVGVGPGNACTSRGVLGVGVPQATAIADGAGARIRHLDETGVYCHVIADGGMSRGGDVAKAIACGADAVMLGSPLAAANEAPGRGYHWGMATFHPTLPRGARIRTGMRGTMSEILLGPAHENDGRFNLFGALRTSMATTGYETVKEFQKAEVMVAPALQTEGKAAQRSQGVGMGHP
- a CDS encoding CoA pyrophosphatase; translation: MGSGEQLIPRPDGARPGAPAPWAKVEPDLRRGVTMERVRAGLRRQDPTTPETVARLEADPNGEAGVLVALFEEAGETRVILTRRAAHLRSHTGQVAFPGGRLEPGEDALAGALREAHEEVGLDPGQVEVLGQLAPLATVSSGSRITPFVGALARRPRLTPNPGEVARTFDVSLAQLVTDDVYREERWDLPGQKDRPMHFFEIDGETIWGATARILTELLELVVGGG
- the groL gene encoding chaperonin GroEL (60 kDa chaperone family; promotes refolding of misfolded polypeptides especially under stressful conditions; forms two stacked rings of heptamers to form a barrel-shaped 14mer; ends can be capped by GroES; misfolded proteins enter the barrel where they are refolded when GroES binds); translation: MPKILKFDESARRGLEAGVNKLADSVKVTLGPKGRNVVLDKKFGAPTITNDGVTIAREVELEDAFENMGAQLVKEVATKTNDVAGDGTTTATVLAQALVREGLRNVAAGASPAALKRGIDTAVAAAVSSILDQAKEIDDRSEIAQVAAISAADASIGEVLADAIDRVGKDGTVTVEESNTFGLELDFTEGMQFDKGFLSPYFVTDAERQEAVLDDPLILITNQKISAVHDLVPVLEKVMQGGKPLLIIAEDVEGEALATLVVNKIRGTFNSVAVKAPGFGERRKAMLEDMAVLTGGQVISEEIGLKLENATLDLLGHARRVIVTKDDTTIIEGAGSEDDIKGRIAQIKREIEDTDSDWDREKLQERLAKLAGGVAVVKVGAATEVELKEKKHRIEDALSATRAAIEEGVVAGGGTALIRSRSAIDTAAKGLSGDEATGADIVRKALEEPTRWIAANAGLEGAVVVRQVESESGTIGLNAITGAFEDLLKAGVIDPAKVTRSALQNAASIAGLLLTTEVLVADKPEKGPDPAAAAAAAAGGGMGGMGGMGGMGGMM
- the groES gene encoding co-chaperone GroES, coding for MNLQPLDDRIVVRPSESEETTASGLVIPDTAKEKPQQGEVLAVGPGRRSENTGELIPLEVAVGDTVVYSKYGGTEIVIEGEDLLILTGRDVLAKTTGKKGKK
- the tsaD gene encoding tRNA (adenosine(37)-N6)-threonylcarbamoyltransferase complex transferase subunit TsaD; the encoded protein is MTPPARILGIETSCDETAAAVVADGNRVLSSVVSSQVDIHARYGGVVPEIAGRAHVDLLTPVIAEALVEAGLDARGAEDGDGAPGVAAVAATVGPGLVGSLLVGVSAAKSLALVWDVPFVAVNHLEAHLYAAFLEEPDLELPLVVLLVSGGHTLLVAMEDHGRYRLLGQTIDDAAGEAFDKVARFLGLGYPGGPVIDSQAARGRGDAIAFPRALFDDGLDFSFSGLKTAVITYVRKHPDVSIPDVAASFQEAVVDVLVAKARRAAAAVGARGLCLAGGVAANSVLRERILDACIADGLRAFVPSRSMCTDNAAMVAAAGWWRLRSDGPSSLETGADPGLRLADAR
- the rimI gene encoding ribosomal protein S18-alanine N-acetyltransferase; this encodes MAAARVPDDNARRPFVPPRRPTVPEVQILSMRRRHLRSVLRIEAQVYPRPWSLSLFMSELALRTTRAYHVARAEGTVVGYSGLMFSGADAHVTTIAVDPAWQRHKVGTRLMLNMAWLARHRGARNLTLEVRVANRVAQALYYRFGFQPAGIRKNYYAETNEDALVMWVDDIDTDDYARRLDALEAGLGSTAVGEERW
- the tsaB gene encoding tRNA (adenosine(37)-N6)-threonylcarbamoyltransferase complex dimerization subunit type 1 TsaB; the encoded protein is MIILGIETATQQVGVAVGGQEGVIASFGAARGRRHAETLAPAIDFVCRQAQVELREVSVVAVDVGPGLFTGLRVGVAAAKATAQALRVPMIGLSSLDLLAFPMRHTRRLIAAVIDARRGEVYSALYRQVQGGVQRLSDYRLQPPAELACELEASGDECLVVGDGAVRHADLLAVDSRIELGGLGYAHPQASALVELSHPRALREEFVQPRDLRVLYLRKSDAEINWDQRRPAGRPGPGSAGDGESARPTGPEGDGAPVPGRG